Proteins from a single region of Neomonachus schauinslandi chromosome 10, ASM220157v2, whole genome shotgun sequence:
- the SELENOI gene encoding ethanolaminephosphotransferase 1, producing MAGYEYVSPEQLAGFDKYKYSAVDTNPLSLYIMHPFWNTIVKVFPTWLAPNLITFSGFLLVVFNFLLLAYFDPDFYASAPGYKHVPDWVWIVVGILNFIAYTLDGVDGKQARRTNSSTPLGELFDHGLDSWSCVYFVVTVYSIFGRGPSGVSVFVLYLLLWVVLFSFILSHWEKYNTGILFLPWGYDISQVTISFVYIVTAIVGVEAWYEPFLFNFLYRDLFTAMIIGCALCVTLPMSLLNFFRSYKNNTLKHNSIYEAMVPFFSPCLLFILSTAWILQSPSDILELHPRVFYFMVGTAFANITCQLIVCQMSSTRCPTLNWFLVPLFLVVLVVNLGVPSYVESILLYTLTAVFTLAHIHYGVQVVKQLSSHFQIYPFSLRKPNSDULGMEEKNSGL from the exons tACAGTGCTGTGGATACCAATCCACTCTCTCTGTATATCATGCATCCGTTTTGGAACACTATAGTAAAG gtatttCCTACTTGGCTGGCTCCAAATCTGATAACCTTCTCTGGCTTTCTGCTCGTTGTATTCAACTTTCTACTTTTGGCATACTTTGATCCTGACTTTTATGCTTCAG CACCAGGTTACAAGCATGTCCCTGATTGGGTTTGGATTGTAGTGGGCATCCTCAACTTCATAGCCTACACTCTAG ATGGTGTGGATGGAAAGCAAGCCCGGAGAACCAATTCCAGCACCCCTTTAGGGGAGCTTTTTGACCATGGCCTGGATAGTTGGTCATGTGTTTACTTTGTTGTGACTGTGTATTCCATCTTTGGACGAGGACCATCTGGTGTcagtgtttttgttctttatctCCTGCTATgggtagttttgttttctttcatcctGTCCCACTGGGAAAAATATAACACAGGGATTCTTTTCCTGCCCTGGGGATATGACATTAGCCAAGTG ACTATATCTTTTGTCTACATAGTGACTGCGATTGTGGGAGTTGAGGCCTGGTATGAACCTTTCCTGTTTAATTTCTTATATAGAGACCTATTCACTGCAATGATTATTG GTTGTGCGTTATGTGTGACTCTTCCAATGAGTTTATTAAACTTTTTCAG aagctATAAAAATAACACCTTGAAACACAATTCAATCTATGAAGCTAtggttccctttttttctccatgtttgcTATTCATTTTGTCTACAGCATGGATCCTTCAGTCGCCTTCAGATATTTTAGAGTTGCATCCTAGAGTATTCTACTTTATGGTTGGAACAGCCTTTGCCAACATCaca TGTCAGCTGATTGTTTGTCAAATGAGCAGCACCCGGTGCCCAACTTTGAATTGGTTCCTGGTTCCTCTTTTCTTGGTTGTCCTGGTGGTAAACTTAGGAGTACCCTCTTACGTTGAGAGCATTCTCCTGTATACTTTAACAGCTGTTTTCACTCTGGCCCACATCCATTATGGAGTACAAGTG GTAAAGCAGCTGAGCAGCCATTTTCAGATTTATCCCTTCTCGTTGAGGAAACCAAACTCGGATTGACtaggaatggaagaaaagaatagtggCCTGTAA